The following DNA comes from Clupea harengus chromosome 9, Ch_v2.0.2, whole genome shotgun sequence.
TACCTACTATCTATTCCAGGTCATTTTCAACTTACAAGTCAGGGAAAATACCTTAAAGCTACTAAAGCCAATTACAAACAATGTCTCTATGAAGACAGATTAGTTGTTATTAGACAGCCTTTGCTGTTTAAAGTGAACCAATTACTGGTAAGTTTTTCTCTTATTATTTTCTCTGTGACTGTTATTCTGTTGTTTTGATATATGCAGTGTAAAAATTCTGACGATAAATTATGTTACAATTCACTCTGAGCGTTATTATATTGACTTAGCATTATCATTTTCTTTGTATCTccaccaaggaggttatgtttttggttcagtttgtttgtatgtctgtctgtcagcaggattgCATGAAAACAACTAAGCTGATTCTTTTCATGATAGTTGGTGTTGGGCATTTGGCAAATTTTGGAGCAGATCTGAATGACAGGGCGGATCCACAAATTATTTTACACTTTCATTAACATTGCAAGAtggggcatttggccttggcggaggtctggGCTCACCAAGTGCCCTTCCAGTTGTATGTGTCACTGAGCTTATAATAGCTTGTAAGGCATTTACAATGAACTCTTACATGAATGTCCTcaatgtctcttttttttttacagttttaacCGGGAGAATAAATGATGGCAGACGTCTCAAATGCATCAAAAGAAATGATGTTAGAAACTCATTTCTCAAATGTCTCTTCAGTTTTAATATTGCAaggtttctctctgcctccttacAGTGTTATTCCTGCCGCTCTGTTTGCCAGTCTTAATTACATGGTCATTCTCTTCTGCAACCTTGTGCTCCTCCTCACCATCCTCTTAAACAAAAGCCTGCATCAGCCCATGTACTTGCTACTGCTGAACTTACCCATCAATGACATTATAGGCTCTACTGCTCTGTTTCCGCAGGTTATAAATGAACTACTGTTAGACTCTCGGAGTATACCATACGCTGCCTGCATTACCCAAGCATTTTTTATTCATATCTATGCAACTGGCTCTGTGTTCATCTTGACTGCCATGGCTTATGACCGATATGTTGCTATATGTTGTCCTTTACAATACGGAACGATTATGACTAATGCTCATGTTATGAGAATAATCACCTTGGTGTGGTTATGTAACTTTTTTGTTATGGGGGttctgtttttccttcttttgcGATTGCCCCGTTGCAGGTCCCGAATGGCACATTCTTACTGTGACAATCCCTCTCTTCTTAGACTTGCCTGTACTGACACAACTGTTAACAACATTTATGGGCTGGCATTGGTAGTGGTAACACAAGTGGCAGTTCTTGGGATAATTTTCTGCACGTACATTCAGATCCTTGTCGCTTGTTTCCGGAGCAAAAGGGCAGACACTAAAACTAAAGCTCTACAGACGTGTGCAACACATCtgattgtgtttctgtttctcgaATGCTTGGGTCTTTTTACAATCATTTCATACAGGATACCAAATCTTTCTTCTGAAACAAGACGATTCATTGGTGTTTCTACTATGATATTCCCTCCCACTGTAAATCCAATTATTTACGGCCTAAAGACTAAAGAAATCAAAGATAAAATCTTTACATTTTTTCGTTCAAAAGTTATCAAAAGTGGAGGTTGAGCTCAAATGAAGGTCTGATATAGCTATATATAATTGCATGAGTTTTACAatgtaatgaatgaatgttaaaatatgaaataaatatgcCT
Coding sequences within:
- the LOC105905739 gene encoding olfactory receptor 52Z1-like; this translates as MADVSNASKEMMLETHFSNVSSVLILQGFSLPPYSVIPAALFASLNYMVILFCNLVLLLTILLNKSLHQPMYLLLLNLPINDIIGSTALFPQVINELLLDSRSIPYAACITQAFFIHIYATGSVFILTAMAYDRYVAICCPLQYGTIMTNAHVMRIITLVWLCNFFVMGVLFFLLLRLPRCRSRMAHSYCDNPSLLRLACTDTTVNNIYGLALVVVTQVAVLGIIFCTYIQILVACFRSKRADTKTKALQTCATHLIVFLFLECLGLFTIISYRIPNLSSETRRFIGVSTMIFPPTVNPIIYGLKTKEIKDKIFTFFRSKVIKSGG